The following coding sequences are from one Methanosarcina sp. WWM596 window:
- a CDS encoding transcriptional repressor — protein sequence MGQLFLHNLAYLAVQRIYNEVKKVYPVFGLATIYKTVHTLKEAGLIQELNLKQIRQI from the coding sequence ATCGGTCAATTATTTCTCCACAATCTTGCCTACCTGGCGGTTCAGAGAATTTATAACGAAGTCAAGAAGGTCTATCCAGTATTCGGTCTTGCAACAATTTATAAAACTGTTCATACCTTGAAAGAGGCAGGTTTGATCCAGGAATTGAATTTAAAACAAATCAGGCAGATTTGA